The sequence below is a genomic window from bacterium BMS3Abin14.
TGTTGACTTGGGAATGTTGTTCCGTTCTTGAATAACTTGCATATTTTTAAAAAGCTGTTTGCGTTCGTAAACAAGCCGGTTACCGGCACCAAGCTCAGTCTGTATTAACCCCATCGAGCCGATATCTGATGAAAAATTGACCTCAAAATCACCCTGCTTTGGTGGTAATCCTTCAAAGAGGTCCGTTACAGAGGCAATGGCATCTAATTGGAAATCAAGATTAGGATCGAACTTAAGCTTCACTTTTCCTCTCAGGGGTGAATTTGCTGATCACTTCAGCATGCGCCTTTTTTAAAGCTTCACGAGTAATCAATTTGTTAAGTGCCCCATTCATCGACTTTGTCAATATCACAGGCTCTCCACCTTCATACTTAAATTCGCGGGGAACCCGAGTATATGGGGCATATGATAAACAATGCTCTCGATGGGAATTACACTTGTGCCGAATCGCACAAAAGCTTTTTCTTCGAACTTCATTCACCGATCGCAATCAGTTCTTCATAATTAACCATTATGTTTGCTGTAAGATTTGCAATACTTTCAATGATTGAACCATCTTCCCGGCCGATTTCATCCACCTTTAGGGTTATCTTTTCACCCTCGCCAAAACCCATGCCACTGATAATATCCATTGCCTTATCATCAAAGACTGGGGTAAACACGGCTTTTTCATACTCCGGCACAATTAGTTGTAGAGTTATGACAATGGACATTATTCGATTTTTTCCATCCTTTTCATTGGAAGGTCGCACAATGAACAAGTCTATAGGTTTAGGTTTAGCTTTAGCTTTAACCAAATCTTCAACTTATCGCTGGGCAGGCCTAGTAAAGTCCGTTGAAGAAGCCACAATTCCACCGTCAACGTCCTTGAGCAATACCAATGCACCGGAAAGCTTACAGATATCTGATCTTCCCACCTTTTGGCCGTGTTCGGAATAGTCCTTCGACTCAACGAAAATTGAATTATCGTCTTCAAGTAAGGCGTCAATTTGATATTTATCTTTGCTGTAAAAACTTTTCATAAATACATTATGAGTTGTCTCTGCATCCCTATTAAGATGTTTCAGGACACACGCTACAAGCAACTCATATCCTGTTCCCCGCTTCCTTGGTTTCGAACCGAAGACATCGCAATATAAGTCATCCATATTTTTCAGTTTCACTCCGTGCCACATCATACAGTTCTAAAAACAATCTGTTCTGCTTTGTCGCGCCCCTGGTTTCTCCTTGAGAAGGTTTGGACAGCATTGGCTTTAAGCTGATCGTTGCCTTGAAAACCTCGGTCTAAACAAATGTATTGCTTTGATTCGGCTTCAGCCACAGCATCAATTAGTTCCTGGGTGATTTCATCTTCCAGGCAGATAAGGAGTGCTCCGTCCGAGACCGCATAAACTGATTTGCCCTCCATTTTCTTTCGCTTTATCTTCTCGGTAGGCATAAAGCCAGCCTTAAGTAGAATTTCGTAGAGGATATCCTCATGGGACGAGGCGGGATCAATATGTTCTACGTGCAATTCAAGTTGCGCCGAAAGCTCATCCTCTGAAACATCAGTATTTGAGCCATCCCATGTTTTGAAGTTGGATTTATCGAGATGGAAGACTTTGAAACCCAAGTCGAGGAATTTTTCCTCACCATCGAAAAGTTCTTTCTGGTCTTCTTCTTTGAGTCCCTCATCAATCTTCTTGATCACCCGGCGAATGCGTTCCTTACTAATTTCAGCAATGTTTGGCAATAATCCTTGTGATAGACAGAAATCGTGTGCGTCTTTCCATCGACTGTCAGACGCATCTATACGTTCAGGAAGTTGAATCATGATAAATTTACGACAGCCACCATCCCCTCTATTCAATTCCATGACAGCGTGAGCTGTGGCAGATGATCCAGAGAAAAAATCAAGGATGAGATCTCCATCTTTTTCGAGCAGAAATGACATTAAATGAACCAAAAGCCGTATAGGTTTTGGATTGGAAAATATTTTCTTACATTCTGGAAACAGCGATCTCAGATCATAAGCTCCAAGACGTCCATCGAGCTCAAAAACACTTGCCAGCTTGTCCTGAAATTCTGATGCATAGACCTTGAGTTCGATTATTTTGGACTCATTCTCCCCGAATAGCACTTTCCCTTTATCAAGAAGGTCATGCATGGTTTCTTCTGGAAAACGGTAACCCATGAGTGGTTCATTGCATGGCTTTCCCGTTACTGGATGTATGATATCGTACCTGTACCCCTCCTTACCTGGGTTATGAACACTCTGACTTCCAGTATAAACTCCGCCTTCATCTATAAACTTGTACCGATCGAGCGGCCACAGGTATGGCTTGTTCTCCTTGAACCACATATGATAAGCGGCTCGCAACTCCTCAATATTCTCATATCTCGCAGTTAACTCATTTCCAACTTCTATTATTTTGTGTTTGACATCAGATACATGCGATTTCCATAAAGGTTCAAGAGCATCACGGTTTTTACAAAAGACATGGATATACTCATGTTCTATGGCAATATTTGTTGGATTATTATCTGTTGCATTTTTCCAAACTACGGTTCCTAAGTGATTCTCTTCACCGAATATTTCATCACACAGCTTTTTCAAGTTGGTGATTTCATTGTCGTCAATGGAAATGAATATGACCCCATCGTCTCGCAATAGATTTTTTGCGAGATAGAGCCGAGGGTACATCATGTTCAGCCATTTTGTGTGATAGCGACCTTCGTTGGGAGTATTGGTTGAAAACTTTCTACCCTCATCGTCAATGAGCCCTGCATAGGAGAGATAGGTTTCCAAGGTTTCTGAGTATTTGTCAGGATATATGAATTCTTTCCCCGTGTTGTACGGAGGGTCGATGTAAATCATTTTGACCTTGCCATAATAAGACTTTTGGAGGAGCTTGAGAACCTCAAGGTTGTCACCCTCGATGAACAGGTTTTCAGTCTCATCAAAATCCACTGACTCTTCTCTACATGGTTTTAGTGTGGCACGAGAGGGTTCCTGGATTAGTTTCAGGCAATCCTTTTTTCCAGGCCAGTCCATACCATATCGTTCGCGCCGTCTTTCGAACAGCTCACTGTATATTCCCAATTCGGATTTGAGCTTCTCAAAGTCGATGGACTCGACTAATTCTCCATTTTCACCAATTGTTTCGGTGAAAACCGATGGAAAATGCTGCCTCAAATTGTTCCTATTCCGCTCCGGAACATTCATCGTGTCAAGATCAAATTTTTTAGGAATATCACTCATGCGTTTTCCTTGTCGTAAACCTTAACTCTGAAACCCTGAAAATCTATGTTTTCGAAGGAATCCATTAGAAATTTCAACTTGTCCGTATAGCGTTCGCAATCTTCTGCGTTGTTGTAGAA
It includes:
- a CDS encoding restriction endonuclease, which encodes MWHGVKLKNMDDLYCDVFGSKPRKRGTGYELLVACVLKHLNRDAETTHNVFMKSFYSKDKYQIDALLEDDNSIFVESKDYSEHGQKVGRSDICKLSGALVLLKDVDGGIVASSTDFTRPAQR
- a CDS encoding putative methyltransferase — encoded protein: MSDIPKKFDLDTMNVPERNRNNLRQHFPSVFTETIGENGELVESIDFEKLKSELGIYSELFERRRERYGMDWPGKKDCLKLIQEPSRATLKPCREESVDFDETENLFIEGDNLEVLKLLQKSYYGKVKMIYIDPPYNTGKEFIYPDKYSETLETYLSYAGLIDDEGRKFSTNTPNEGRYHTKWLNMMYPRLYLAKNLLRDDGVIFISIDDNEITNLKKLCDEIFGEENHLGTVVWKNATDNNPTNIAIEHEYIHVFCKNRDALEPLWKSHVSDVKHKIIEVGNELTARYENIEELRAAYHMWFKENKPYLWPLDRYKFIDEGGVYTGSQSVHNPGKEGYRYDIIHPVTGKPCNEPLMGYRFPEETMHDLLDKGKVLFGENESKIIELKVYASEFQDKLASVFELDGRLGAYDLRSLFPECKKIFSNPKPIRLLVHLMSFLLEKDGDLILDFFSGSSATAHAVMELNRGDGGCRKFIMIQLPERIDASDSRWKDAHDFCLSQGLLPNIAEISKERIRRVIKKIDEGLKEEDQKELFDGEEKFLDLGFKVFHLDKSNFKTWDGSNTDVSEDELSAQLELHVEHIDPASSHEDILYEILLKAGFMPTEKIKRKKMEGKSVYAVSDGALLICLEDEITQELIDAVAEAESKQYICLDRGFQGNDQLKANAVQTFSRRNQGRDKAEQIVFRTV